From a region of the Rhodoflexus caldus genome:
- the trpA gene encoding tryptophan synthase subunit alpha, translating to MQTVTHRLQSLFAAKRNILNIYFTAGFPQLQDTVRIIRALSAAGADMIEIGMPFSDPLADGPTIQQSSQQALDNGMSLRLLFEQLKDIRQYTDVPLLLMGYLNPVIQFGVENFCRAAQEVGIDGLILPDLPMHEYLSEYKPVFERYGLFNIFLITPQTAEERIRQIDELSQESFIYMVSSASTTGAKQGFSDEQRRYFERIAAMQLKSPKLIGFGISDRATFEGACRYAEGAIIGSAFINLLSQSTDLETDIQQFVAALR from the coding sequence ATGCAAACTGTTACCCATCGGCTTCAATCGCTGTTCGCTGCTAAGCGCAACATTTTGAATATTTATTTTACAGCCGGTTTTCCTCAATTGCAAGACACCGTGCGCATCATCCGAGCGCTTTCGGCTGCGGGAGCAGATATGATTGAAATTGGTATGCCTTTTTCCGACCCGCTGGCCGACGGCCCTACCATTCAGCAAAGCAGCCAGCAGGCACTTGACAATGGGATGAGCCTGCGACTGCTTTTTGAGCAACTGAAAGACATCCGCCAATATACGGACGTACCGTTGCTGCTGATGGGCTACCTGAATCCCGTGATTCAGTTTGGTGTTGAAAATTTCTGCCGTGCTGCACAGGAAGTCGGCATTGACGGGCTCATTTTGCCCGACTTGCCCATGCACGAATATCTGAGCGAGTACAAACCCGTATTTGAGCGCTACGGCCTGTTTAATATCTTTCTCATTACGCCGCAAACAGCAGAGGAGCGTATCCGCCAAATAGACGAACTTTCGCAAGAAAGTTTTATTTACATGGTGTCGTCTGCCAGCACAACCGGTGCTAAACAAGGCTTTTCGGACGAGCAACGCCGCTATTTTGAGCGCATAGCCGCCATGCAACTCAAAAGCCCCAAACTCATCGGTTTTGGCATTTCGGACAGAGCGACCTTTGAGGGAGCTTGTCGCTACGCAGAAGGTGCAATTATCGGCAGTGCCTTTATCAATCTGCTGAGCCAAAGCACCGACTTGGAGACAGATATACAGCAATTTGTGGCTGCTTTGCGGTAG
- a CDS encoding DnaJ C-terminal domain-containing protein codes for MDYKDYYKILGVPKNATADDIKKAYRKLAKQYHPDKNPGDKAAEAKFKEITEANEVLSDPEKRKYYDKLGADWAKYSQYGGNPEDFMRGQSYGGGRSWQQQYRPQEEGGFNFGDIFGEGGFSDFFRQFFGGEERTSSRRAAGMRGQDYETEMEISLEDAAHGASRILAVMDKKLRIKIKPGVADGQVLKLAGHGGDSNVPGGTKGDLFVKIKIKPHKNIERKGNDLYYTLPVNSFTALLGDKVSIDVLGTQVAFPIPKNSDSGKVFRLKGKGMPVYDTPEQRGDLYVTLQIHSPKNINEEDLATIRRIAEKYK; via the coding sequence ATGGACTACAAAGACTATTACAAAATTTTGGGCGTACCTAAAAATGCCACAGCTGACGATATCAAAAAGGCTTACCGCAAATTGGCCAAACAATATCACCCCGACAAAAATCCGGGCGATAAGGCCGCGGAGGCTAAATTCAAAGAAATCACAGAAGCCAACGAGGTACTGAGCGACCCCGAAAAACGCAAGTATTACGATAAATTGGGAGCCGATTGGGCAAAATACAGCCAATACGGCGGTAACCCCGAAGACTTTATGCGCGGCCAAAGCTACGGCGGCGGTCGTTCGTGGCAACAGCAATACCGCCCACAGGAAGAAGGCGGGTTTAATTTCGGCGATATTTTCGGCGAAGGCGGCTTTTCCGATTTTTTCAGGCAGTTTTTCGGCGGTGAAGAACGCACCTCTTCGCGGCGTGCCGCAGGTATGCGCGGACAGGACTATGAAACCGAAATGGAAATTTCATTGGAAGATGCCGCCCATGGTGCATCACGCATTTTGGCAGTGATGGATAAAAAGTTGCGTATCAAAATCAAGCCCGGCGTAGCAGACGGACAGGTGCTCAAACTGGCAGGGCATGGCGGCGACAGCAATGTTCCCGGCGGCACCAAAGGCGATTTATTCGTAAAAATCAAGATAAAGCCGCACAAAAATATTGAGCGCAAGGGCAATGACCTGTACTACACCTTGCCTGTCAATAGTTTTACGGCCTTGCTGGGCGATAAGGTTTCCATAGATGTACTGGGTACGCAAGTAGCCTTTCCTATCCCTAAAAACAGCGACAGCGGCAAGGTTTTCCGCCTGAAAGGCAAGGGTATGCCTGTGTACGACACCCCCGAACAGCGCGGCGACCTTTACGTAACGTTGCAAATTCACTCGCCAAAGAATATCAACGAGGAAGACTTGGCAACCATTCGCCGCATAGCGGAAAAATACAAGTAG
- a CDS encoding MFS transporter, which produces MKMKSLFYGWLVLASAFIIFAVVTIGVNGLPLLNVSLKEIFGWTHEQVTRGPSVLYFVVAIVSPFAGALVDRFGPRLMMGVGSLLTVLALLLYPHITEPWHLVGIYVLCAASITLGGAIAGVTLLSYWFNRYRGIAVGIYLVGSSLGGIVFPQLIAALTQANGWQKTALILAAVAVLLAVVPLLLVRNRPAEKNTVPDGQDAPVIAGTNAVASSDAGNLTLADALGNPMFYLVLYVTAAVFFCITGVVQNFALFMRDVGLNDTQTANALSLFFICSIAGKLIFGALSDRFSKKSILVAAVVNMTIGSVLMRFIPHNSDIFLPLFAVIYGLGYSGAFTMVQLTVAEYYAGKNFGKILGVVTTMDTLAGSAGIYLLGTLRTMQGDYLTGIHILIGVSVSAVLCALLIRRPQAVALT; this is translated from the coding sequence ATGAAAATGAAATCACTGTTCTACGGCTGGCTTGTGCTGGCAAGTGCCTTTATCATTTTTGCAGTAGTTACCATTGGCGTAAACGGACTGCCGCTGCTCAATGTATCGCTCAAAGAAATTTTCGGCTGGACGCATGAACAAGTTACCCGCGGGCCTTCTGTTCTGTATTTCGTTGTTGCTATTGTGTCCCCTTTTGCCGGCGCACTGGTAGACAGATTCGGGCCGCGCCTGATGATGGGCGTGGGCAGCCTGCTGACCGTGCTTGCGCTGCTGCTGTATCCTCACATAACCGAACCTTGGCATTTGGTAGGTATTTATGTGCTGTGTGCGGCCTCCATTACGCTGGGAGGTGCTATCGCAGGCGTTACGTTGCTGTCTTACTGGTTCAATCGCTACCGTGGAATTGCCGTAGGCATTTACTTGGTCGGTTCCAGTTTAGGAGGGATTGTTTTTCCGCAACTGATTGCCGCTTTAACGCAAGCCAACGGCTGGCAAAAAACTGCGTTGATATTGGCTGCGGTAGCCGTATTGCTTGCCGTTGTGCCGTTGCTGCTTGTGCGCAACCGACCCGCAGAAAAAAATACGGTACCCGACGGACAAGATGCGCCCGTTATTGCAGGCACAAATGCTGTTGCCTCATCTGATGCGGGCAATCTTACGCTTGCCGATGCACTTGGCAATCCTATGTTTTATTTGGTGCTGTATGTAACGGCTGCCGTATTTTTCTGTATTACGGGTGTGGTACAAAACTTTGCCCTTTTCATGCGCGATGTAGGTTTAAACGATACACAAACTGCCAATGCGCTTAGTCTGTTTTTCATTTGCAGCATTGCGGGCAAGCTCATTTTTGGTGCGCTCAGCGACCGTTTTTCTAAAAAAAGCATTCTTGTGGCAGCGGTGGTCAATATGACCATAGGCTCTGTACTGATGCGTTTCATTCCTCACAACAGCGATATTTTCCTGCCACTTTTTGCCGTTATCTACGGCCTTGGCTATAGTGGCGCATTCACAATGGTTCAACTCACGGTTGCTGAGTATTATGCAGGCAAAAACTTCGGTAAAATTTTGGGGGTAGTAACTACCATGGATACCTTGGCGGGTAGTGCAGGCATTTACCTGCTCGGTACGCTGCGCACCATGCAAGGGGACTATCTGACGGGCATTCACATACTCATTGGTGTAAGTGTTTCTGCTGTCCTTTGCGCCTTGCTGATTCGTAGGCCACAGGCTGTTGCATTGACCTAA
- a CDS encoding OmpA family protein, with protein MRTTFFSKLLLRVALIVFGAYGSLAQEFQLERTLQGHEGQVQNIRFSPNGKMIASGGSDGQIILWDVATGRIIRKMKGHAKTVYEVTFNKDGSLLASAGEEGTACVWEVATGKNIGCFQNKPFPTFSGIFKQDLVSVSFVVFSPNSRHIYFSGDNGYIMKADIKTAVSGKVQPAEVIHSTNEPSGRWYSTVTGGTVSQDEKYLVVTVGNLVKFIDLNDGLMVRYFRYEGNYLNDVVNGPFPNSIATWSYDGKVTFWNATNGRILNSYQVSDPENYSGASFSRDGKLMVTAAYGTSVRIWDLNNGKLIATLGGHRQIVRMSRFSPTDDLIASGSYDGSIKLWRLKKPEPEEPIVAAKPEPKPNNEGERPTNNSSNSNSSGNTANSGNAGGKESGITFKDEKVEVGKTIQLSNILFEQSSFLLRRESYPELDKLVAFLKENPNVSIELRGHTDNVGDPQKNQTLSERRVTAVKNYLTQRGISEERIETAAFGGSMPIADNSTEAGRQKNRRVEMKILRL; from the coding sequence ATGAGAACAACATTCTTCAGCAAATTACTTCTCCGAGTGGCCTTGATTGTTTTTGGGGCATATGGCAGCCTTGCGCAAGAATTTCAGTTGGAGCGCACCCTGCAAGGGCACGAAGGGCAGGTACAAAACATTCGGTTCAGTCCCAACGGCAAAATGATTGCCAGCGGCGGCTCCGATGGGCAAATCATTCTCTGGGATGTGGCCACGGGGCGAATCATCCGCAAGATGAAAGGACATGCCAAAACAGTTTATGAGGTAACGTTCAATAAAGACGGCTCCTTATTGGCCAGTGCGGGCGAAGAAGGAACAGCCTGCGTATGGGAAGTAGCCACCGGAAAAAATATCGGGTGCTTTCAAAACAAGCCTTTCCCTACGTTCTCAGGCATTTTTAAACAAGATTTAGTATCGGTTTCCTTTGTTGTGTTTTCGCCTAACAGCCGCCATATCTACTTCAGCGGCGACAATGGCTACATTATGAAAGCCGACATCAAAACAGCGGTTTCGGGTAAGGTGCAGCCCGCCGAGGTAATTCACTCTACCAACGAACCCAGCGGCAGGTGGTACAGCACCGTAACAGGCGGTACGGTATCGCAAGACGAAAAATATTTGGTGGTTACGGTTGGCAACTTGGTAAAATTCATAGACCTCAATGACGGGCTGATGGTGCGCTATTTCCGCTACGAGGGCAACTACCTGAACGATGTGGTAAACGGGCCTTTCCCCAACAGCATTGCTACGTGGAGTTATGACGGCAAAGTTACTTTCTGGAATGCCACCAACGGGCGCATTCTAAACAGCTACCAAGTGTCAGACCCGGAAAATTACAGCGGGGCATCTTTCAGCCGCGACGGCAAACTGATGGTAACTGCGGCCTATGGCACATCGGTAAGGATATGGGATTTGAACAACGGCAAACTGATTGCCACTCTGGGCGGTCATAGGCAAATAGTGCGCATGTCGCGCTTCAGCCCTACCGATGATTTGATTGCTTCGGGCAGCTACGATGGCAGCATTAAACTCTGGCGGCTCAAAAAGCCTGAACCCGAAGAGCCGATAGTAGCCGCAAAGCCCGAACCTAAGCCCAACAACGAAGGCGAACGCCCCACTAATAACTCTTCCAACAGCAACAGCAGTGGCAACACAGCCAACAGCGGCAATGCGGGCGGTAAAGAGAGTGGCATTACTTTCAAAGACGAAAAAGTAGAAGTCGGGAAAACCATCCAACTTTCCAACATCTTGTTTGAGCAGAGCAGTTTCCTGTTGCGCCGCGAGTCGTACCCTGAGCTGGATAAATTGGTGGCTTTCTTGAAAGAGAACCCTAACGTTTCCATTGAACTGCGCGGCCATACCGATAACGTAGGCGACCCGCAAAAAAACCAGACCCTTTCCGAAAGGCGCGTAACGGCAGTTAAAAACTACCTGACCCAGCGCGGCATCAGCGAAGAGCGAATTGAAACCGCTGCCTTCGGTGGCTCTATGCCAATTGCCGACAATAGCACGGAAGCCGGCCGACAGAAAAACCGACGGGTAGAAATGAAAATCCTGCGATTGTAG
- a CDS encoding CHAT domain-containing protein, which produces MYVYLRYCLAAFLFGASCCAMLFAQSAEKTYATLAVCEQYYDDGDYEKALEKCEKLIRNLKQGSYGQAVAYSLPYLAKYQEAMGQYLNFERSIQEMLNLRLINSDKSRSYGLGLLHAATAYAEYSYANRAEEYLGKAQALLANEKSPLIRAEMLHTGIRIAVLRQDFAAFQQQIGNALKAQEAVLVNEETYFDEIERAEKTRVVSAIELRRRKNQYAELLNTWGDMLRQAGRYGDAGNKLSEAENWIRSNLSTRDAAMITNKHFQNLLNLDMGGNNKESLQKQLDRHIFTAEKRFTPVHKTYLAIHETLIDNYIESKFIRRSSKQRWELRQNTLKYYGRNKMPYAISQRLDARTAYKFQNYREAQELLNDALKLPEKVPVEHQEYRKLTQQAYELALATDNLGKAETYLQAQVASAEKALGKNSLPYHYARMKLANYYAAFTNRFSTTDSIIRESYHGFISKKIAPEHKDRVDFLNDIATYYQMTGRYDSALVQLNQAVAIAKKRFGENNVSYAVELQKLVKVQMQQGRFADADKNITHILDIFKKAYNRTLNLEYSQALETAASYYATMGLFNDARAALLRADRLFQRSNSSIASSTAIDDLAGLYIAMERFTQTERLLNDAIEVRRTRYGENSRFLINPYNQLARLYLATGDYVKADDFAAKAFKLASETFGDSSAITSEIAETQVLIYTAIGDYEKAIAEILRVRQIKERNFGRNNIAVANLLRQEALIRYFSKEPPQTVERLFNESRQIIARNLGSRNPIYADALKDLALIYTEGNQPTQALQLLDSANRIWNSILKTGNNTNAAEIAVLKGNVYTRAGNFGNADKQYKSAMRILAKILSTKHPLYVQTQAQHARMFFAQKNYAQAQKIMEGVLAGYRQYITTFFPVLSDREKTKYWGLVRADYEFYNNLLVRRLPDNPALAGALYDNATFAKSLLVSNAGKLRNLIMNSNDSATVRRYREWIDKKQLLTKALAYSPQQLQEAGIDLRKLQKEIDDLDKNLSRRSKLFIEARQLQIRRWQEVAAQLRAGEAAVEIIRYPYYDKGFTDSVVYAALILPYGEKNAPKFIPIANGNALEDTYLKVYRNSVKFGLTDRLSYKRYWEPVDKALADAKKVYLSVEGAYNQVNVEALLVADDTYVIDRREIVLLTNTTDLLEQNRQATASANSFVFFGNPVFYKDLQPEEYLGTRNRKIPQLPGAFNEVKNLTQLIGKSNPSTSEFVLTEATEEHVKQLQSPRVFHIATHGFFEPDLAINLSDNELSSRQTVNNPLLRSGLLLRNGGDLVATENVYAYNKEEGILTAYEAMDLALENTELVVLSACETGRGDTRIGEGVYGLQRAFRVAGAKSLIMSLFKVDDAATQRLMELFYSRWLQNGNKREAFTYAKKELRKEYPSPKFWGAFIMVGAD; this is translated from the coding sequence ATGTACGTTTACTTACGCTACTGCTTGGCAGCGTTCCTCTTTGGAGCGAGTTGCTGTGCCATGCTTTTTGCTCAATCCGCCGAGAAAACCTATGCCACTCTTGCCGTATGCGAGCAATATTACGACGACGGCGACTACGAAAAAGCGCTTGAAAAGTGTGAGAAACTGATAAGAAACCTCAAACAAGGTTCTTACGGGCAAGCAGTAGCCTACTCGTTGCCGTATTTGGCAAAGTATCAGGAGGCAATGGGACAGTATCTGAACTTTGAGCGCTCCATTCAGGAAATGCTGAACCTGCGACTGATTAACAGCGATAAAAGCCGTAGCTACGGGCTTGGGTTGCTCCATGCCGCCACTGCTTACGCCGAGTACAGCTATGCCAATCGGGCAGAAGAATATCTCGGCAAAGCACAGGCATTATTGGCCAATGAGAAAAGTCCGCTCATCAGGGCAGAGATGTTGCATACCGGTATTCGCATTGCCGTGCTTAGGCAAGACTTTGCAGCATTTCAGCAGCAAATCGGTAATGCGCTGAAAGCACAAGAGGCAGTACTGGTCAATGAGGAAACCTACTTTGACGAAATTGAACGTGCGGAAAAAACAAGAGTGGTAAGTGCCATAGAACTCCGCCGCCGCAAAAATCAATATGCCGAACTGCTGAACACTTGGGGGGACATGCTGCGGCAGGCAGGCCGATATGGCGATGCAGGCAATAAATTGTCGGAAGCCGAAAACTGGATTCGCAGCAATCTCAGCACGCGCGATGCGGCAATGATTACCAACAAACATTTTCAGAATCTGCTCAATTTAGATATGGGAGGCAACAATAAAGAGTCGCTGCAAAAGCAGTTAGACCGCCATATTTTCACGGCCGAAAAGCGTTTTACCCCTGTGCATAAAACCTATCTGGCGATTCATGAAACCCTGATAGACAACTACATAGAAAGCAAATTTATCCGCCGAAGCAGCAAACAGCGCTGGGAGTTGCGGCAAAATACGCTCAAATACTACGGGCGCAACAAAATGCCCTATGCCATCTCGCAGCGATTGGACGCGCGCACCGCTTATAAGTTTCAGAATTACCGCGAAGCACAAGAACTGCTGAACGATGCACTGAAATTGCCCGAAAAAGTACCTGTGGAGCATCAGGAATACCGCAAACTAACGCAACAGGCCTATGAACTTGCCCTCGCAACCGACAATTTGGGCAAGGCAGAGACTTACTTGCAGGCACAGGTGGCAAGTGCGGAAAAGGCATTGGGAAAAAATTCGCTGCCGTATCATTATGCCCGCATGAAGCTGGCTAATTATTATGCCGCTTTTACCAATCGCTTCAGCACCACCGATAGCATTATCCGCGAGAGCTATCACGGCTTTATCAGCAAAAAAATTGCACCGGAGCACAAAGACAGGGTAGATTTTCTGAACGACATTGCTACGTATTACCAAATGACAGGCCGTTACGATTCGGCTTTGGTACAACTCAATCAGGCAGTGGCAATTGCCAAAAAACGCTTTGGTGAGAACAATGTCAGCTATGCGGTTGAATTGCAGAAATTGGTTAAAGTGCAGATGCAGCAAGGGCGCTTTGCCGACGCAGACAAAAACATCACCCACATTCTGGATATTTTCAAAAAGGCCTATAACCGCACGCTGAATCTGGAATACTCGCAGGCATTAGAAACGGCAGCATCTTATTACGCCACAATGGGGCTTTTCAACGATGCGCGAGCTGCCCTGCTGCGGGCCGACCGCCTGTTTCAGCGTTCCAACAGTTCCATTGCAAGTTCTACTGCCATTGACGATTTGGCAGGGCTTTACATTGCCATGGAGCGCTTTACCCAAACCGAACGCCTGCTGAATGATGCCATTGAGGTGCGCCGCACCCGCTACGGTGAAAACAGTCGTTTCCTGATAAATCCGTACAACCAATTGGCAAGGCTCTATCTGGCAACAGGCGACTACGTAAAAGCCGATGACTTCGCAGCCAAAGCCTTCAAACTGGCTTCTGAAACTTTTGGCGACAGTTCGGCTATAACTTCCGAAATAGCTGAAACACAGGTGCTTATTTACACCGCCATTGGCGACTACGAAAAAGCAATTGCCGAAATTCTGCGTGTGCGACAGATAAAAGAGCGCAATTTCGGACGTAACAACATTGCCGTAGCCAATTTGTTGCGGCAGGAAGCCCTCATTCGCTATTTCAGCAAAGAACCTCCGCAAACCGTGGAGCGGCTTTTTAACGAATCGCGGCAAATTATCGCCCGCAATTTGGGCAGCCGCAACCCCATTTATGCCGATGCGCTGAAAGACCTTGCGCTGATTTACACCGAAGGCAATCAGCCCACACAGGCTTTGCAGTTGTTAGACAGCGCCAATCGCATTTGGAACAGCATCCTGAAAACAGGTAACAATACCAACGCGGCGGAGATAGCCGTACTGAAAGGCAATGTTTACACCCGTGCAGGCAATTTTGGCAATGCCGACAAACAGTACAAAAGCGCCATGCGCATACTGGCCAAAATTCTTAGTACGAAGCACCCGCTGTACGTACAGACACAGGCGCAACATGCCCGCATGTTCTTTGCACAGAAAAATTATGCACAGGCACAGAAAATTATGGAAGGCGTACTGGCAGGCTATCGGCAGTACATCACAACCTTTTTCCCCGTACTGAGCGACCGCGAAAAAACCAAGTATTGGGGGCTGGTGCGCGCCGACTATGAGTTTTACAATAACCTGCTGGTGCGTCGTCTACCCGACAATCCCGCGCTGGCTGGTGCACTCTACGACAACGCTACATTTGCCAAGTCTCTTTTGGTAAGCAATGCGGGCAAGCTGCGCAATCTGATTATGAACTCCAACGATTCGGCTACCGTGCGCCGCTACCGCGAGTGGATAGACAAAAAACAATTGCTCACCAAGGCACTTGCCTATTCGCCGCAGCAGTTGCAGGAAGCAGGCATTGATTTGCGCAAACTGCAAAAAGAAATTGACGATTTGGATAAAAATTTGAGTCGGCGTTCCAAATTATTTATAGAGGCAAGGCAATTGCAAATCCGCCGCTGGCAGGAAGTGGCAGCGCAGTTGCGGGCAGGAGAGGCAGCTGTTGAAATTATTCGCTACCCTTACTACGACAAGGGTTTTACCGATTCGGTCGTGTATGCCGCCCTTATATTGCCCTATGGCGAAAAAAACGCACCGAAGTTTATTCCTATTGCCAACGGTAATGCATTAGAAGACACTTATTTAAAGGTATATCGCAATTCGGTGAAGTTTGGGCTTACCGACCGGCTGTCCTATAAGCGCTATTGGGAGCCAGTGGACAAAGCCCTTGCCGATGCAAAGAAAGTTTACCTGTCGGTAGAAGGAGCTTACAATCAAGTGAACGTGGAGGCATTGCTTGTTGCAGACGATACCTATGTAATAGACCGCCGTGAAATAGTTTTGCTCACCAATACAACCGATTTATTAGAGCAAAACCGACAGGCCACTGCCTCAGCCAACAGTTTTGTATTTTTTGGCAACCCTGTTTTCTATAAAGACCTGCAACCGGAAGAGTATTTGGGCACACGCAACAGAAAAATTCCGCAATTGCCCGGTGCATTCAACGAAGTAAAAAATCTAACCCAACTCATTGGCAAAAGCAATCCGTCTACCAGCGAATTTGTACTGACGGAAGCTACCGAAGAACATGTAAAACAACTGCAAAGCCCGCGTGTATTCCACATTGCCACCCATGGTTTTTTTGAACCCGATTTAGCAATCAATCTCTCCGACAATGAACTGAGCAGCAGGCAAACCGTTAATAACCCACTGTTGCGTTCAGGGCTGCTGCTGCGCAACGGCGGCGATTTGGTAGCTACCGAAAATGTATATGCCTACAACAAAGAAGAAGGCATTTTGACAGCCTACGAAGCTATGGACTTGGCTCTGGAAAATACAGAACTGGTAGTGCTAAGCGCTTGCGAAACAGGGCGAGGCGATACCCGAATCGGGGAAGGAGTTTACGGTTTGCAACGGGCGTTTCGCGTGGCAGGAGCCAAAAGCCTGATTATGAGTTTGTTCAAGGTGGATGATGCGGCCACGCAGCGTCTGATGGAGTTGTTTTACTCCCGCTGGTTACAAAACGGCAATAAACGCGAGGCTTTTACTTATGCCAAAAAAGAATTGCGCAAAGAATACCCCTCACCAAAATTCTGGGGGGCATTTATCATGGTTGGGGCGGATTAA
- a CDS encoding type III pantothenate kinase yields the protein MNLCLDLGNTFGKVRIDEPGKPPVYQRQLSDEALRLLIRHYHPENIIYCDVRGTAAELIASAGFRGHLLRLTHELPIPLKNCYQTPQTLGMDRLAAALGAWAQFPRQHTLVIDAGTCITYDFVTAAAEFMGGIIAPGLQMRLKAMHTFTARLPLITCDFSEKPPLIGQNTTDAMLSGAFNGLAAEINGIISHYQTIFGRFNILLTGGDALFFDKSIKEANFVNENVVLDGLKAALDFNLVNFKF from the coding sequence ATGAATCTTTGTTTGGATTTGGGCAACACGTTCGGGAAAGTACGCATAGATGAGCCCGGCAAACCGCCTGTTTACCAACGGCAGTTGAGCGATGAAGCCCTCAGGCTGCTTATCAGGCACTACCACCCCGAAAACATTATCTACTGCGATGTTCGCGGCACGGCTGCCGAACTGATAGCCTCCGCAGGGTTTCGGGGGCACTTGCTCCGACTGACGCACGAATTGCCCATTCCGCTGAAAAATTGCTACCAAACCCCGCAAACCCTCGGCATGGACAGGTTAGCGGCGGCTTTGGGCGCATGGGCGCAGTTTCCACGGCAACATACGCTGGTTATAGATGCGGGAACATGCATTACCTACGATTTTGTAACGGCTGCTGCCGAATTTATGGGCGGCATTATTGCCCCCGGGCTGCAAATGCGGCTGAAGGCCATGCATACTTTTACGGCACGCTTACCGCTGATTACCTGCGATTTCTCCGAAAAACCGCCCCTTATCGGACAAAATACGACCGATGCGATGTTAAGCGGTGCGTTTAACGGCTTAGCTGCCGAAATCAACGGCATCATCAGCCATTACCAAACCATTTTTGGAAGATTTAACATCTTACTCACCGGTGGCGATGCCCTTTTTTTTGATAAAAGCATAAAAGAAGCCAACTTTGTGAACGAGAATGTGGTGCTTGACGGCTTAAAAGCCGCTTTGGATTTTAATTTAGTAAACTTTAAGTTTTGA
- the rlmN gene encoding 23S rRNA (adenine(2503)-C(2))-methyltransferase RlmN, which yields MEMSVKPKIASSVGVAKPAAKKDLRKTAVADLQAFMTAQGQPAFRAKQIQEWLWKKSVTDVAAMSNLPQTLREQLAEQFDILPVTIAQQQKSNDGTIKLGLQLHDKHLVEGVLIPTETRMTACVSSQVGCSLTCKFCATGYMDRVRNLDAAEIYDQVVLIDRLAKQNYNMPLTNIVYMGMGEPLLNYANVLESIRLITSPEGLGWSPKRITVSTAGIAKMIRKLGDDKVKFNLALSLHAANDEKRNQIMPINESNSLVALRDALKYFYAKTKGEITFEYIVFYKFNDTLQDAEELYQFTKHVPVKVNIIEYNPISEAQYVNTDPQTLDKFAAYLEKRGVVVNVRRSRGKDIDAACGQLAIRNKN from the coding sequence ATGGAGATGTCTGTCAAACCCAAAATAGCCTCGTCTGTCGGTGTGGCTAAACCTGCTGCCAAAAAAGACCTTCGCAAAACGGCAGTGGCTGATTTACAGGCTTTTATGACTGCACAAGGTCAGCCTGCTTTTCGTGCCAAACAAATTCAGGAGTGGCTTTGGAAAAAATCCGTAACCGACGTGGCAGCAATGAGCAATCTGCCGCAAACGCTCCGCGAACAGTTAGCCGAACAGTTTGACATTCTTCCCGTAACTATTGCCCAGCAGCAAAAAAGCAATGACGGTACAATTAAACTCGGGCTGCAACTCCACGACAAGCATCTGGTAGAAGGTGTCCTCATCCCGACAGAAACGCGGATGACTGCCTGTGTATCTTCGCAAGTGGGTTGTTCGCTCACCTGTAAGTTTTGCGCAACGGGCTACATGGACAGGGTACGCAACTTGGATGCAGCAGAAATTTACGACCAAGTAGTTTTGATTGACCGTTTGGCAAAGCAAAACTACAATATGCCGCTGACCAACATCGTGTACATGGGCATGGGCGAGCCACTGCTGAACTATGCTAACGTGTTGGAATCTATTCGCCTGATTACTTCGCCCGAGGGCTTGGGTTGGTCGCCTAAGCGCATTACGGTTTCTACGGCAGGTATTGCCAAAATGATTCGCAAATTGGGCGACGACAAAGTGAAGTTCAATTTGGCACTTTCGCTCCACGCCGCCAACGACGAGAAGCGCAACCAAATTATGCCCATCAACGAAAGCAACAGTTTGGTAGCCCTGCGCGATGCGTTGAAGTACTTTTATGCCAAGACCAAAGGCGAAATCACGTTTGAGTATATCGTTTTCTACAAGTTTAACGACACTTTGCAGGATGCGGAAGAATTGTACCAATTCACCAAGCATGTGCCTGTAAAGGTCAATATCATTGAGTACAACCCCATTTCAGAGGCACAGTACGTCAATACCGACCCGCAAACGCTGGATAAATTTGCAGCTTATTTGGAAAAACGCGGTGTTGTTGTCAATGTACGCCGCAGTCGTGGCAAAGATATTGACGCAGCCTGCGGGCAATTAGCGATTCGGAATAAAAATTAA